From a single Sphaeramia orbicularis chromosome 4, fSphaOr1.1, whole genome shotgun sequence genomic region:
- the eef1db gene encoding eukaryotic translation elongation factor 1 delta b (guanine nucleotide exchange protein) isoform X1: protein MSKKITQCSTVDQLEHDQPPSRCQVDRSANVSAGCRNKADPGQRNGEAASSSPESGSLNGDGNRSTKSRRRRKRASNPESRAEGKVESKTKNVEKADPRAGLVGLQSECANVWFERSIYERAESLYQCWLVNSSSGKGQSNHSPPAPGKSSNSPSTPTTVAPSSSGLACHHGDQIACHHVVQAVWINKTTFDQAERRFVESMQPSVPNSLNLSSIPDRSVASRTPDEGYQSLAPTPATPVVQQAAVTPTSRQSINGLPRIPVELLRDVWLEKPLYDRAEAAFYQNLCNNNSTKRTGGTSRSSDHPQSLVEEEEEEEEVAVEEKHMVSQGKAEVFHALHPIQEEEEPSEVSDKEEASPLSGVCYFLHPDSERVWLDKWRYDAAESRFHSNSGGAAVAAKRPDADASSVASTAPLRDKTMSALDCLAQEKIWFEKPRYDEAERRFYERMNGYVQAPQDVGANTILQDIARARENIQKSLAGLKNTLSNRGSAQPSPSLPSHITTSSTNSTADQGELISRIKSLELENQSLHKVVDDLRTALSKLECRVAVLEKSPAPAPPAPTPSVPYTNGTTVQQKSSAPVKKEEEDEDDFDLFGSDEEDEEAERIKEERLKAYAEKKAKKPALIAKSSILLDVKPWDDETDMVKLEECVRSVQADGLLWGTSKLVPVGYGIKKLQIACVVEDDKVGTDMLEEEITKFEDYVQSVDVAAFNKI from the exons ATGTCTAAGAAGATCACCCAGTGCTCTACAGTGGATCAGTTGGAGCATGATCAGCCTCCCAGCCGCTGTCAGGTAGACCGCTCTGCAAATGTATCAGCAGGCTGTCGGAACAAGGCGGACCCGGGCCAGAGGAACGGAGAGGCGGCGTCTTCGTCCCCAGAAAGTGGCAGCTTGAATGGAGATGGAAATCGAAGCACCAAAAGCCGCAGACGCAGAAAAAGGGCATCAAATCCTGAGAGTCGCGCTGAGGGAAAGGTCGAAAGTAAAACTAAGAATGTAGAGAAAGCAGACCCCCGTGCTGGTTTGGTCGGCCTGCAGTCAGAATGTGCGAACGTATGGTTTGAGCGGAGCATCTATGAGCGAGCTGAGAGCCTGTACCAGTGCTGGTTGGTGAACTCCAGCAGTGGGAAAGGCCAGTCAAACCATTCGCCTCCAGCCCCAGGGAAATCCTCCAATTCTCCATCGACTCCTACCACTGTGGCCCCTTCTTCCTCAGGACTTGCATGTCACCATGGTGATCAGATTGCGTGTCACCATGTGGTCCAGGCAGTGTGGATAAACAAGACAACCTTTGACCAAGCAGAACGCCGTTTTGTGGAATCCATGCAACCATCTGTTCCAAACTCTCTGAACCTCTCATCCATTCCTGACCGCTCTGTTGCATCCAGAACGCCTGATGAAGGATACCAGTCTCTTGCCCCAACTCCTGCAACCCCCGTTGTCCAGCAGGCAGCCGTCACACCAACATCCCGACAATCGATCAACGGACTGCCCCGCATCCCCGTGGAGCTGCTCCGAGATGTGTGGCTGGAGAAACCGCTGTATGACCGCGCCGAAGCAGCCTTCTACCAAAACCTGTGCAACAACAACTCCACCAAACGCACCGGCGGCACCTCCAGAAGTAGCGACCACCCTCAAAGCCTtgtagaagaagaggaggaagaggaggaagttgCGGTGGAGGAAAAACACATGGTCTCGCAGGGTAAAGCGGAAGTCTTCCACGCCTTGCATCCCAttcaagaggaggaggagccatcTGAGGTTTCGGATAAGGAAGAAGCATCTCCACTATCTGGAGTCTGCTACTTCCTTCATCCCGACAGCGAGCGGGTGTGGCTGGACAAGTGGCGTTATGATGCTGCAGAGAGTCGTTTCCATAGTAACAGTGGGGGAGCAGCCGTGGCGGCGAAGAGGCCGGACGCAGATGCCTCATCAGTCGCCTCCACCGCCCCACTGAGGGACAA AACCATGAGTGCATTGGACTGTCTGGCCCAGGAGAAGATCTGGTTTGAAAAACCTCGTTATGATGAGGCAGAGAGACGCTTCTATGAGCGCATGAACGGCTATGTTCAAGCCCCACAG GATGTGGGAGCGAACACCATCCTGCAAGACATTGCTCGGGCCAGGGAGAATATCCAGAAATCTCTAGCAGGA CTGAAGAACACACTGAGTAACAGAGGGTCTGCTCAACCTTCCCCGAGCCTTCCGTCCCACATT ACGACCAGCAGCACTAACAGCACAGCTGATCAGGGAGAGCTCATCTCTCGCATCAAGAGCCTGGAGTTGGAGAACCAGAGCTTGCACAAAG TGGTGGATGACCTAAGGACAGCACTCTCCAAACTGGAGTGTCGGGTGGCAGTTCTGGAGAAATCGCCTGCACCTGCGCCCCCAGCTCCCACTCCTTCAGTTCCCTATACAAAT ggCACTACTGTCCAGCAGAAGTCAAGCGCTCCCGttaaaaaggaggaagaggacgaggaTGATTTTGACCTGTTTGGCagtgatgaagaagatgaagaagcagAACGGATCAAAGAGGAGAGGTTAAAGGCGTACGCAGAGAAGAAGGCAAAGAAGCCCGCCCTCATCGCCAAGTCTTCGATTTTACTGGATGTGAAACCT TGGGATGATGAAACAGACATGGTGAAGTTGGAGGAGTGTGTACGCTCGGTGCAGGCTGACGGTCTGTTATGGGGAACGTCCAAGCTGGTTCCTGTAGGTTATGGAATCAAAAAGCTCCAGATTGCATGTGTGGTGGAGGATGACAAGGTGGGAACAGACATGTTGGAGGAAGAAATCACCAAGTTTGAAGACTAT GTCCAGAGTGTTGACGTCGCAGCTTTCAACAAGATCTGA
- the eef1db gene encoding eukaryotic translation elongation factor 1 delta b (guanine nucleotide exchange protein) isoform X2, producing the protein MSKKITQCSTVDQLEHDQPPSRCQVDRSANVSAGCRNKADPGQRNGEAASSSPESGSLNGDGNRSTKSRRRRKRASNPESRAEGKVESKTKNVEKADPRAGLVGLQSECANVWFERSIYERAESLYQCWLVNSSSGKGQSNHSPPAPGKSSNSPSTPTTVAPSSSGLACHHGDQIACHHVVQAVWINKTTFDQAERRFVESMQPSVPNSLNLSSIPDRSVASRTPDEGYQSLAPTPATPVVQQAAVTPTSRQSINGLPRIPVELLRDVWLEKPLYDRAEAAFYQNLCNNNSTKRTGGTSRSSDHPQSLVEEEEEEEEVAVEEKHMVSQGKAEVFHALHPIQEEEEPSEVSDKEEASPLSGVCYFLHPDSERVWLDKWRYDAAESRFHSNSGGAAVAAKRPDADASSVASTAPLRDKTMSALDCLAQEKIWFEKPRYDEAERRFYERMNGYVQAPQDVGANTILQDIARARENIQKSLAGTTSSTNSTADQGELISRIKSLELENQSLHKVVDDLRTALSKLECRVAVLEKSPAPAPPAPTPSVPYTNGTTVQQKSSAPVKKEEEDEDDFDLFGSDEEDEEAERIKEERLKAYAEKKAKKPALIAKSSILLDVKPWDDETDMVKLEECVRSVQADGLLWGTSKLVPVGYGIKKLQIACVVEDDKVGTDMLEEEITKFEDYVQSVDVAAFNKI; encoded by the exons ATGTCTAAGAAGATCACCCAGTGCTCTACAGTGGATCAGTTGGAGCATGATCAGCCTCCCAGCCGCTGTCAGGTAGACCGCTCTGCAAATGTATCAGCAGGCTGTCGGAACAAGGCGGACCCGGGCCAGAGGAACGGAGAGGCGGCGTCTTCGTCCCCAGAAAGTGGCAGCTTGAATGGAGATGGAAATCGAAGCACCAAAAGCCGCAGACGCAGAAAAAGGGCATCAAATCCTGAGAGTCGCGCTGAGGGAAAGGTCGAAAGTAAAACTAAGAATGTAGAGAAAGCAGACCCCCGTGCTGGTTTGGTCGGCCTGCAGTCAGAATGTGCGAACGTATGGTTTGAGCGGAGCATCTATGAGCGAGCTGAGAGCCTGTACCAGTGCTGGTTGGTGAACTCCAGCAGTGGGAAAGGCCAGTCAAACCATTCGCCTCCAGCCCCAGGGAAATCCTCCAATTCTCCATCGACTCCTACCACTGTGGCCCCTTCTTCCTCAGGACTTGCATGTCACCATGGTGATCAGATTGCGTGTCACCATGTGGTCCAGGCAGTGTGGATAAACAAGACAACCTTTGACCAAGCAGAACGCCGTTTTGTGGAATCCATGCAACCATCTGTTCCAAACTCTCTGAACCTCTCATCCATTCCTGACCGCTCTGTTGCATCCAGAACGCCTGATGAAGGATACCAGTCTCTTGCCCCAACTCCTGCAACCCCCGTTGTCCAGCAGGCAGCCGTCACACCAACATCCCGACAATCGATCAACGGACTGCCCCGCATCCCCGTGGAGCTGCTCCGAGATGTGTGGCTGGAGAAACCGCTGTATGACCGCGCCGAAGCAGCCTTCTACCAAAACCTGTGCAACAACAACTCCACCAAACGCACCGGCGGCACCTCCAGAAGTAGCGACCACCCTCAAAGCCTtgtagaagaagaggaggaagaggaggaagttgCGGTGGAGGAAAAACACATGGTCTCGCAGGGTAAAGCGGAAGTCTTCCACGCCTTGCATCCCAttcaagaggaggaggagccatcTGAGGTTTCGGATAAGGAAGAAGCATCTCCACTATCTGGAGTCTGCTACTTCCTTCATCCCGACAGCGAGCGGGTGTGGCTGGACAAGTGGCGTTATGATGCTGCAGAGAGTCGTTTCCATAGTAACAGTGGGGGAGCAGCCGTGGCGGCGAAGAGGCCGGACGCAGATGCCTCATCAGTCGCCTCCACCGCCCCACTGAGGGACAA AACCATGAGTGCATTGGACTGTCTGGCCCAGGAGAAGATCTGGTTTGAAAAACCTCGTTATGATGAGGCAGAGAGACGCTTCTATGAGCGCATGAACGGCTATGTTCAAGCCCCACAG GATGTGGGAGCGAACACCATCCTGCAAGACATTGCTCGGGCCAGGGAGAATATCCAGAAATCTCTAGCAGGA ACGACCAGCAGCACTAACAGCACAGCTGATCAGGGAGAGCTCATCTCTCGCATCAAGAGCCTGGAGTTGGAGAACCAGAGCTTGCACAAAG TGGTGGATGACCTAAGGACAGCACTCTCCAAACTGGAGTGTCGGGTGGCAGTTCTGGAGAAATCGCCTGCACCTGCGCCCCCAGCTCCCACTCCTTCAGTTCCCTATACAAAT ggCACTACTGTCCAGCAGAAGTCAAGCGCTCCCGttaaaaaggaggaagaggacgaggaTGATTTTGACCTGTTTGGCagtgatgaagaagatgaagaagcagAACGGATCAAAGAGGAGAGGTTAAAGGCGTACGCAGAGAAGAAGGCAAAGAAGCCCGCCCTCATCGCCAAGTCTTCGATTTTACTGGATGTGAAACCT TGGGATGATGAAACAGACATGGTGAAGTTGGAGGAGTGTGTACGCTCGGTGCAGGCTGACGGTCTGTTATGGGGAACGTCCAAGCTGGTTCCTGTAGGTTATGGAATCAAAAAGCTCCAGATTGCATGTGTGGTGGAGGATGACAAGGTGGGAACAGACATGTTGGAGGAAGAAATCACCAAGTTTGAAGACTAT GTCCAGAGTGTTGACGTCGCAGCTTTCAACAAGATCTGA
- the eef1db gene encoding eukaryotic translation elongation factor 1 delta b (guanine nucleotide exchange protein) isoform X3 encodes MSALDCLAQEKIWFEKPRYDEAERRFYERMNGYVQAPQDVGANTILQDIARARENIQKSLAGLKNTLSNRGSAQPSPSLPSHITTSSTNSTADQGELISRIKSLELENQSLHKVVDDLRTALSKLECRVAVLEKSPAPAPPAPTPSVPYTNGTTVQQKSSAPVKKEEEDEDDFDLFGSDEEDEEAERIKEERLKAYAEKKAKKPALIAKSSILLDVKPWDDETDMVKLEECVRSVQADGLLWGTSKLVPVGYGIKKLQIACVVEDDKVGTDMLEEEITKFEDYVQSVDVAAFNKI; translated from the exons ATGAGTGCATTGGACTGTCTGGCCCAGGAGAAGATCTGGTTTGAAAAACCTCGTTATGATGAGGCAGAGAGACGCTTCTATGAGCGCATGAACGGCTATGTTCAAGCCCCACAG GATGTGGGAGCGAACACCATCCTGCAAGACATTGCTCGGGCCAGGGAGAATATCCAGAAATCTCTAGCAGGA CTGAAGAACACACTGAGTAACAGAGGGTCTGCTCAACCTTCCCCGAGCCTTCCGTCCCACATT ACGACCAGCAGCACTAACAGCACAGCTGATCAGGGAGAGCTCATCTCTCGCATCAAGAGCCTGGAGTTGGAGAACCAGAGCTTGCACAAAG TGGTGGATGACCTAAGGACAGCACTCTCCAAACTGGAGTGTCGGGTGGCAGTTCTGGAGAAATCGCCTGCACCTGCGCCCCCAGCTCCCACTCCTTCAGTTCCCTATACAAAT ggCACTACTGTCCAGCAGAAGTCAAGCGCTCCCGttaaaaaggaggaagaggacgaggaTGATTTTGACCTGTTTGGCagtgatgaagaagatgaagaagcagAACGGATCAAAGAGGAGAGGTTAAAGGCGTACGCAGAGAAGAAGGCAAAGAAGCCCGCCCTCATCGCCAAGTCTTCGATTTTACTGGATGTGAAACCT TGGGATGATGAAACAGACATGGTGAAGTTGGAGGAGTGTGTACGCTCGGTGCAGGCTGACGGTCTGTTATGGGGAACGTCCAAGCTGGTTCCTGTAGGTTATGGAATCAAAAAGCTCCAGATTGCATGTGTGGTGGAGGATGACAAGGTGGGAACAGACATGTTGGAGGAAGAAATCACCAAGTTTGAAGACTAT GTCCAGAGTGTTGACGTCGCAGCTTTCAACAAGATCTGA